A genomic stretch from Mesoplodon densirostris isolate mMesDen1 chromosome 3, mMesDen1 primary haplotype, whole genome shotgun sequence includes:
- the SLC6A7 gene encoding sodium-dependent proline transporter, giving the protein MKKLQGAHLSKPITPDLLLTPSDQGNVDLDVDFAADRGNWTGKLDFLLSCIGYCVGLGNVWRFPYRAYTNGGGAFLVPYFLMLAICGIPLFFLELSLGQFSSLGPLAVWKISPLFKGAGAAMLLIVGLVAIYYNMIIAYVLFYLFASLTSNLPWEHCGNWWNTDLCLEHRGSKDGNGALPLNLTSTVSPSEEYWSRYVLHIQGSRGIGSPGQIRWNLCLCLLLAWVIVFLCILKGVKSSGKVVYFTATFPYLILLMLLARGVTLPGAWKGIQFYLTPQFHHLLSSKVWIEAALQIFYSLGVGFGGLLTFASYNTFHQNIYRDTFIVTLGNAITSILAGFAIFSVLGYMSQELGVPVDQVAKAGPGLAFVVYPQAMTMLPLSPFWSFLFFFMLLTLGLDSQFAFLETIVTAVTDEFPYYLRPKKAVFSGLICVAMYLMGLVLTTDGGMYWLVLLDDYSASFGLMVVVITTCLAVTRVYGIQRFCRDIHMMLGFKPGFYFRACWLFLSPATLLALLVYSIVKYQPSEYGSYRFPAWAELLGILMGLLSCLMIPAGMLVAVLREEGSLWERLQQASRPALDWGPSLEENRTGMYVATLAGSQSPKPLMVHMRKYGGITSFENTAMEVDREIAEEEDSMM; this is encoded by the exons ATGAAGAAGCTCCAGGGAGCTCACCTCAGCAAG CCCATCACCCCAGACCTGCTGTTGACCCCCAGTGACCAGGGCAATGTAGACCTGGACGTGGACTTTGCCGCAGACCGGGGGAACTGGACAGGCAAGCTGGACTTCCTGCTGTCCTGCATCGGCTACTGCGTAGGCCTGGGGAATGTCTGGCGTTTCCCCTATCGAGCCTACACCAACGGAGGAG GCGCCTTCCTTGTGCCCTACTTCCTCATGCTGGCCATCTGCGGCATCCCCCTCTTCTTCCTCGAGCTCTCTCTGGGCCAGTTCTCCAGCCTGGGACCCCTGGCTGTCTGGAAAATCAGCCCCCTCTTCAAAG GTGCCGGCGCGGCCATGCTGCTCATCGTGGGCCTGGTGGCCATCTACTACAACATGATCATCGCCTACGTCCTCTTCTACCTCTTCGCCTCCCTCACCAGCAACCTGCCCTGGGAGCACTGTGGCAACTGGTGGAACACGGACCTCTGCCTCGAGCACAGAGGCTCCAAGGACGGCAACGGGGCCCTGCCCCTCAACCTCACCAGCACCGTCAGCCCCAGCGAGGAGTACTGGAG CCGCTACGTTCTCCACATCCAAGGCAGCCGGGGCATCGGAAGTCCTGGGCAGATCCGCTGGAACCTCTGCCTTTGCCTGCTGCTTGCCTGGGTCATCGTGTTCCTCTGTATCCTCAAGGGTGTGAAGTCCTCGGGCAAG GTGGTGTATTTCACGGCCACGTTCCCCTACCTCATCCTGCTCATGCTGCTGGCCCGTGGAGTCACCCTCCCAGGGGCCTGGAAGGGCATCCAGTTCTATCTCACCCCTCAGTTCCACCACCTGTTGTCTTCCAAG GTGTGGATCGAAGCTGCTCTTCAGATCTTCTACTCGCTGGGTGTGGGCTTCGGGGGGCTCCTAACCTTTGCGTCCTACAACACGTTTCACCAGAACATCTATAG AGACACCTTCATCGTCACCCTGGGCAATGCCATCACCAGCATCCTGGCTGGCTTTGCCATCTTCTCCGTGCTGGGCTACATGTCTCAGGAGCTGGGTGTGCCTGTGGACCAAGTAGCCAAAGCAG GCCCTGGCCTGGCCTTTGTCGTCTATCCACAGGCCATGACCATGCTGCCTCTATCGCCCTTCTggtccttcctcttcttcttcatgCTGCTGACTCTTGGCTTGGACAGCCAG TTTGCCTTCCTGGAGACCATTGTGACAGCCGTTACAGATGAGTTCCCGTATTACCTGCGGCCCAAGAAGGCTGTGTTCTCGGGGCTCATCTGTGTGGCCATGTACCTGATGGGGCTGGTCCTTACCACGGAT GGGGGCATGTACTGGCTGGTCCTTCTGGACGACTACAGCGCCAGCTTCGGGCTAATGGTGGTGGTGATCACCACGTGCCTCGCTGTCACCCGGGTGTATG GCATCCAGAGGTTCTGCCGGGATATCCACATGATGCTGGGCTTCAAGCCGGGCTTCTACTTCAGGGCCTGCTGGCTGTTCCTGTCCCCGGCCACGCTCCTG GCCCTGCTGGTGTATAGCATCGTCAAGTACCAGCCCTCAGAATATGGCAGCTACCGTTTCCCAGCCTGGGCAGAGCTGCTGGGCATCCTGATGGGCCTGCTGTCCTGCCTCATGATCCCAGCCGGCATGCTGGTGGCTGTGCTTCGAGAGGAGGGCTCGCTCTGGGAG CGGCTCCAGCAGGCCAGCCGGCCAGCCCTAGATTGGGGCCCGTCGCTGGAGGAGAACCGGACAGGCATGTACGTGGCCACGCTGGCCGGGAGCCAGTCCCCCAAGCCACTGATGGTGCACATGCGCAAGTACGGGGGCATCACCAGCTTCGAGAACACAGCCATGGAGGTGGACCGAGAGATTGCAGAGGAGGAGGACTCCATGATGTGA